From the genome of Gracilinanus agilis isolate LMUSP501 chromosome 2, AgileGrace, whole genome shotgun sequence, one region includes:
- the LOC123237778 gene encoding gamma-aminobutyric acid receptor-associated protein-like 1: MKFQYKEDHPFEYWKKEGEKIRKKYPDTVPVIVEKAPKARVPDLDKRKYLVPSDLTVGQFYFLIQKRIHLRPEDALFFFVNNTIPPTSATMGQLYEDNHEEDYFLYVAYSDESVYRKKKALQNRAAGLAGGSFPHV; encoded by the coding sequence ATGAAATTCCAATACAAGGAAGATCATCCTTTCGAGTACtggaaaaaagaaggggagaagattCGGAAAAAATACCCAGATACAGTCCCTGTAATTGTGGAGAAGGCACCTAAAGCCAGAGTTCCTGACCTGGACAAAAGGAAGTACCTGGTGCCCTCTGACCTTACAGTTGGTCAGTTCTACTTCTTAATTCAGAAACGGATTCACCTTCGGCCAGAAGACGCCCTATTCTTCTTTGTCAACAACACTATCCCCCCTACTAGTGCTACCATGGGCCAACTTTATGAGGACAACCATGAGGAAGACTATTTTCTCTATGTGGCCTACAGTGATGAAAGCGTCTACAGGAAGAAGAAGGCATTGCAGAACAGAGCTGCTGGATTGGCTGGGGGAAGTTTTCCACATGTATGA